The uncultured Cohaesibacter sp. region TTGATAGTCCTGGTTGGCCATTGTCACATTCAGGGCAACGTCTCTGAAAGATGTCTGAGCCATTTGCTCCATATCGTTTGCCACAAATCTGGCACTCGATGACATAGATCACCTGATTATGATCGTTTCCCGCAAGATCGGTCTTTCGAATTACCGTTTGATTGTTGCGGTTAGTGAACCCGGGACGTGTCGTCAGTGAATTGGACCCTTTGCTAGCAGTATTGCGAACTTTCTTGCTCGTTCCCCGTCTCAACTGCTCCTTTGGAGGCCAGGGTGCTCCGAGGATCCATCCCTCAACCAAACCTGTTGCTGCAATTGGTTCTGGTTCGGGGGATTGGAAGGCAGATCGCAGTTCTCCTGATTTGTCGGCTTCTTGCAGCCATTGCGCTACGGAATAGGCGTCGTGTTGATCCTGAGTGCGATCCCTTCGAGGATAGGAGAAACTCCAGAGGCGGGGATACGCCTCAGTGATAACTGAAGAACCTTCTGGTGGTGTCCATCCATCGAAGGGCCAGAAATGCAACTGGGGTCGCGCTTCTCGAATGCGCTTTAACCAAGGAATGCCCGAATGGGTGGACTTTGCGACTGATCCCTGCACATCGAAATGAAACACCGATTTTGCTGATCCGGTTGCCTCTTCGGTCAGGCGTCGCCAACGCCTTTCACCCGTCCTTGCTGCTCCATTGCCGACACTGCCGTTTCGAACAAAATCGACATAGGTGTGAAGCTCGTCGGTTGGCCAGTGGGCGCAAAAGTCTTCAAGGAAGACCTGCCAATCCGGCTCCAGCCTATGTCGCTCGAAATAGCGCATGGGAAAAGAGAAAGCGTGATCAATTCCGACAATTGTTGGAATGCTGCTGTCCAGCTCTTCAATCAACCATTCTGCAAGGCCACGCCGGGTCCAGTATTTCTTAGGACCGGGGGGAGGGAGGACTTCCTCAGCCTCGCTGCCGTCAATGGTTTGATAAACCCGCAGTCCCTTGAGACTTGCTTCAGCTGTTTCTGCTCCAGAGTAATCGATGCCAATGGTTCGTTTGAACCTGCGTGCTGAGCTTGTCATTGGAAGCTCGCCTGAAAGTTTGTGGCGGTAAGAGACACGTGAGCGTCTAAAGGTGGGCGCAGCTCGAATGCCTTTGGTCCGCGAGCAAATTCGTAGAGCCGGAATAGATACCAATCCTCTCGCCTCTCGTCAGCAACCTCAAGCTCGTTACGGGAGATATGGAACGGTGTCCGCTCCCACCCGTTTGTGGTCTTAACCTCGATCAGGCGATCTTTGCCTTCGGGGGTGGAACTGGCGATGTCATATCCAGCTCCATCACCGTCTTCCTTTGAAATCCAACGAACGCGTCGTGCGAGATCATCTCTTCCATTTTGCTGAAGCGTCATGCGTTCATGGTGAAATACGCGCTCTTCGCCTGCATGCCCCAAATCGCGATTGCGCTCATCCCGTCCGGCAACATCGAAGCGCCGAGCGACACGTTGCATTTGTTCGACTTCATCAGAGGGAGGTGCATTGCGCATGGTTGGGGCCACGCCGATGTAAAGGGCTCCTGCTTCGGCCAGTTGGTGACTTTCTGTTTGATGCAGAGAGACTTCCCATTCTGGATGGTGTGCAAGCCATCTGGAAATAGCCTCTGCAAGTGCCATCTGAAAATTAAACCGAGGCTTATAGCCCTGAATGGTCGGCAGCCCAAGGCCGATGCAAGCAGCAGACACATTGCACAATTTGAACTCGATTGAACCGCGGCTGCGACCAATCTGTTCCTGCAATGCCCTGTTCATTGCCGCCTTGTTGTAGCTGCGCCCCGACAGTTCATCACTCAGCATCATGAAATACGATGCCACGGTGATGTCGTTTTCGGTGTCTGACCAATTCTCTGAACTCATAACGGGAAGCTACCGTGGATCTGGCCAGATGTCATCGGAGATTTCAGCAACATAAAAGCAAATAGACATTGTGTTGTGGTTGTTGGGTTTGCATTTGGTGGACATCGGCCCAGAGCCGTCGTTCATACACAATTACGGAATGGTCACTCCCCACCCCGTAGTTGCCATTCAATTTGCAAGTAATAGTGAACACTTCGCGTCATTCTTTCATTCATGGCGAGCGTCTCGAAAGCAGATGTCACCAACTGTCCTGAGAAAGGCTCTCAAGATTAATCCAGCGAGAGAAACCAGAAAATGGCACGCAAACTGGAAGCCATTTACACGTGACCTTGTTGTTCCATTTTTGCGACCGTCAGGTGGAAAACGGCTTCCTCTTGCAGAGAGAGCGCTAGTACCATTGTCGCACATCGGCACCGGTTAGACCTATTTATAAAGCTGGGGAGACTATTAAGATGAAACCCAATGTCATTTGGCCATTGAGAAGCTGGCGGATAGGATACACCTAATAGGCACGAACAACGTGTTGAGGTATCGTATAATCAAAGGAAGAGACTTTGAACAGTTCGCACGAGAAATTTGATCAACCAGACGTATGGGCTTTCAGAAAAGACAAAACGTTGGATCGGTTGGCAGAAACGTTCAACGTCGCTCAGTTCGTCAGCTTTGCCCCGGCAGAAGAGGGGCCAGTACAGCAATTCTGCCGCATCGCTGATATCGAAGCGAACCATCAGTTCGAATCAGTTGCCGAGGCAATACAGACTCTTTTCGAGCGCAGTTCCGAGGGTACGGTTAACGTTCGTAGCTTCAGCGCTCATCAATCCCAAAGCAGGGAGTTCCTCTATGGCGTCGACAATGTCGATGCTACTGTCGACGCGGTTAAGCGCTTCACTGACGAAGGGGCGTTCACGATCGTCAACGAGACGATCGATGTTTCGGATGGAGGCGTATCAGGTGTTGTGATGGGCGACGTTGTCGAATTCCGCCCTGACATGACACCCCGTGGTGTCGAAAAGCCTGGCTTCGCACGACTTCCGACAGAGTGGGCCATTCATCTTTTCAAGACAGTGTATGGAATTGATGTCGATTTCTCCGGAGGCCGAAAAGGACGACTTGAATTTAGTCTGCACCCCAGGCCTAGGGGTTGGAAGCAGGATAATGTAATCTTCTGGGAGCATTCCGACGACTTTTTTCCTACGGGATCTATCAAGGTTGAGTGGCCAAACGATTTCAGTCGCATGATCGGTGATAAAGCTTATGGGCTGTTGATCGCTGATATGAGCGGCTTTCTCGTTCCAAGAACCACCGTTTTAGGCCGGCGTGTCGCGCCATTCTCATTTGGACATGGAACTGGCCTTGAGGAAATTTGGATACGAACGAGCCCGCGTGAGCAGGTGCCCGGTAAGTTCACCACTGCGCGCGGGTGGCACGATCCGTTCGCCTTACTGCAGCGCGAGGATCCAGACGGTACCGCAATTTCTTCAGTGCTTGCCCAGAAAGGCGTAGCGGCTCAATGGTCAGGCGCGGCCATCGAGACGTCAAGTGGAGACCTCGTGGTCGAGGGCATCAAAGGGACCGGGGACCGCTTCATGGTTGGACTGGCGAACCCCGAACCGATTCCCGAACCCGTTCTTTCGCGTGTGTATGAAGTTCATGGCCGACTACGTGGCATTCTTGGTGCGACGAGGTTTGAATGGGTCTTTGACGGGACTGAACTCTGGATCGTCCAGCTACATAGTGGAGCTAGCGTATCGAACGGCGATACCATTGTGCCAGGAGATGCAAGTGAATGGGTGGGCTTCGACGTGTCTCAGGGACTGGAAGCTCTAAGGTTGCTTTCCGCCAATTTGAAACCAAACACGGGTATTGTGCTTGATCGTAGAATCGGACTAACCAGCCACATTGCGGATGTCTTGCGGAAGGCTGGTGTGCCAGCACGAGTCAGTGCACGATAGTCTTTGTCAAAACAGATTTAGTAAACCAATCGTTAACCAATGATGGCGCAGGTTTGTTATACCTCATCTTAAGCGCTGAGTAGGAGCAAAAACATGGCATACACAGCAGTAATCGAAGCCCGTAAGGCAGCAGAAGCTAATCAGGAGAGTGTTCGCGAAGCAGTACGGCTATGGCTAGAGCTCAAGCGCGAGAAGGAAGCTCAAAAGTTGGTGTCTGCGCGGTCATAGGTACTCTGATGATGCTTACAAGGATGTACAGGGAGGGGGACTTTCTACGTCAGAACGGTGAGGTTGATAAGCCTGATCCTTGGAGGCCCGCTTTTGTCCGTGATTACGGCAGGATCATTCACAGCGCAAGTTTTAGGCGACTGCAAGGAAAAACGCAAGTTTTCCCGGGACATGAGTCCGACTTCTTCCGGAACCGGCTTACGCATTCGCTTGAAGTTGCGCAAATCGCGGAAGGTATCGCAGACCGCCTAAATCACGTCTACAAGACGCATATAGGCAACGTGGAGATCAATAGCAGGCTGTGTGCGGCAGCTGGTCTAATTCACGACATCGGGCATCCACCGTTCGGTCACAACGGAGAGCGGGCGCTTGACGAAAAGATGAGAATGTATGGAGGGTTTGAAGGCAACGCTCAGACGCTTCGCATATTGAGCCGCCTCGAGAAAAAAGCAAAATACAAGAACCCGAAAGATGGTGACTCGCGCGCAGGGATGAATCTATGCTTTCGAACTCTGGGGTCTATTCTGAAATATGACTTTGAGATCCCTTTTGAAAGACCAGATGATTCCAAACCGAAAAAGGGTTACTACGCCTCTGAAGCGAATATAGTCGAGGAAATAAAGCGGAACGTAATCGGAGAAAGGAAGCTGCCTGAAGGCCGCAAGTTCAAGACGGTTGAATGTGCTATAATGGATATAGCTGACGATATCGCCTACTCAGTTTATGATCTAGAAGACAGCCTCAAGGCGGGCTTTCTGACACCAGCTTCTATACTGTCGACCGACCATGAGTTGTTGAAACGGGTTGCCAAAGTAGTTACCGAGCAGCTGAAGGATGACGTGGGAGAACCCGTCACTGAGGCTCAAGTCCACTCCAAACTTTTTGATGTCTTCGGCGATATTTTTAGTTTCGAAAAATCTAAGACTTTGGGTGATAATGACGAGCGAAAACAGGATGATATCGCTAACTTCGTCAGTGTGATGCAAGCTTCCCGCGATCTTAACATGGATGCGGGCAATAGGATGAAGTTGTCTTCTGAATTGGTACACGAATTCATCAACGATGTCGTGCTGACGAAGAACGAGGAGCTTCCTGCGCTTTCAATAGTTAAACTGAAAAAGGAAACTCGAATAAAAGTAGAGGTCCTCAAACAGTATACCTACCTGTCAACGATCTACTCGAATCGTGTGAAGCTCGGCGAATATCGCGGCACCGAGCTTGTAAGCGACATTTTTGATGCCCTACAAAAAAAGAATGGTTATCTACTTATGCCTGACGACGTGCGTAGACTTGTTGAGGATGCGGATGGAGAGGCGCTGAAGGCGCGCCATATTTGCGATTTCGTGGCTGGTATGACGGATAGGTACGCGGTGGAGTTTTGGGCGAGACTCCGATCCGATTCTGCAGAAAGCATGTTCAAGCCGATCTAGTCGATACACGTGGACAGCATAGAGGCACCCCACTTTGCTATATAGATATGGGTGGAACTGCCATGCGCTGGCATGTCGGAACACATGGAAGGAATCTCGGATTTCGGTTAGAAGGAAAATCCTAGCTGTGGGTTAGTTGCCGATACTTCCCATCGCCAAATCCATGCATCGAATTCACGGCGGGAGACTGACAGCAGATCGGCGGCGTAGCAGAAGACCGATTTTAGGAAATCGTAATCTTCCTCAACGACGCCAACACGTTTGGCAAAGGTTCGTACGTGCCTATCAACTGCAATAGAGTCGATGCCAACCAAGCATTGCATATAGTCAACAGTTTTCGGACCTACCCCCCTCACACCAAGCAAGGCTTCTACGAAGGATGCGTCTTGCAAATGATCCTTTAAAGTAGCCGCATTCTCTACTGAGCGCTCGCTCAGGAAGCCGACAAGCGCTTTGAAGCGATCGATCTTTTCGTGATGGTCCCAGTTTAGGAAGTGGTCTGTTTCTCCTCGCCCAACTAGAGCTACAAGTTCGGAAGTGCAATCAAGACCGGGAAAGTCCTCTAGAATAGCCGAGACGCGAGGAAGAACGACGGACCTGTAATTTAGGCCCGCCTGCAGAATGCAGTCCGCTATGATGGCACCCATATGCTGGCAAGAGGGGCGAACCGCCTCTCCGTTGATATCGGCTCCGACCTCAAGGGCGTAATTAGCCACGCGACGAGCAGAAACTAGCATGTGTATCGCAGAAGAATGCATTTTAGTCGACCTGGGCTTTAGAGATTACGACAGCAGCATCCTTTAGCGCATGAAGGCGCTCGACGCAATTCGGGCAGGCACCACAGGGGAAATCGCTTGCAGCTTGGCACGAAAATGTGCGGCCGATAGGAACACCGCGACGCAGCGCCTCCTCGACAACAGTGGTTTTTGATGAAAAGCGGAATGGAGAGGTGAAACGGACAGGACCAATATTGTCAATCAAGCCGTCCATTTGGTTCATGAACTCAGCGGTGCAGTCAATTTCCTTGGCGTGGTTACTATTAATGAAACCCGTATAAACATCAAAAATACCCAGCGTCTGGGCTCGAGCCGCCGCCGCCGCGAAGAATAGCAGTGTCCGATATGGCACGTACAAATCGTCGTCAGCGACGTTGTCTTCCCAAAGGTTTGCTTCTTTTATAAGGCGAGATGTAGATCCTTTGAAAATATCGGAAATATCGCAGCGTTCGGGGCTTCTCATGTCGCGTGGTAGAACTTCGTTGACCCTACCCCATTCCGTCTCGACACAGTGCTGGCCGTAGTCAAAGAATAGAGGAAACACATCGATACCATCTGCAAATAGACCATAAGCGACGGTAGTTGAGTCAAGGCCGCCCGAAGCAAGAAGAACCGCTTTTTTCATTGCTGTGCCATCCAGAGTTTTGAAACGGCATCATACAGGCCGTTCAAGCATTGATCCAAGTTATCAGAATAACAGGCGCTTCCGCCAGCAACCATTGTGTTATGGTTCTCACTGCGGGGATCGAATGTAATGACCGGTTGTTTCCTCGCCATGGCGTAGCCCATCTCAATCAGAGACCCAGGATCTCTATTCAGCGGAATGGCAAATACGAGCGCACATTCGGCGAGGATTCCAAGATCCTTGGCGAATGTCTGCGCCAAAACGGCATCCGAGCTTCCAAGCGGAAGCTCTCCATTCTCTTCGACAGGACGCCGGACATAGAAATTGTGGTATTTCAGCGCGTCTATTGCTCGGTCGATTTCAGGTTTGTCGATATAAGAAAAGTCCGGGGCAGCCAGATAAATGGAAAAGCTTCGCCTTGCGTGCCACGGCAAGACTGTTCCTCCGAGGTCGCGTAGCTCATCTACAGAAAGCTTGAGCGATCGTTCTACGTCCCGCTTGAAATCATCCGGATAGGTGGTTTGTGAATAGACTGTAGCAGCACTTGCACCCCTCCATGCAGCGTCTTCCCATGAGCTCCCTGACAATCCAACCATGACGGCGCTATAGACATCACCAACTCCTACGGAATTCACAGTAACTGACAACTGAGCGGGTATTGCTTCGACAGAACCGTTTGAAAGGTTGAAGAGACGACTCCCACCCCGGTTTTCTTTAAGGAGGAAAACGTCAGCGCCCAGTTTTTCGATAAGAGCCAACATAGCATCAATATTTTCTGATCCTACCCGCATGAAGAGCGGAGACGATGTCGAAATCACGATCGCATTGATACTGCCCACGAACGGCGCCAGAACGGACAGGTCCTCCGTGTCATATGCTATATCGAAACTAAAGCGTGCCTGACTAGAAAAGACGCTTCGAAGCTGAGCGAGATCGAAGCCGCCTGGAAAAATCAGAACCTCTCTATATGCATCGAGCGATTTCCCGATTTCGTTAATAGTGATTTTCTTCTCACCACGGAGCAAATCCTCGTATCCTTGATCAGCGACCTCCGTCGGGTCAATGATCACCATAACACCAGGAGACCCGGTTACTTCTCCAAGCCAGACGAATTCATGACAACCGTGGGCGTTGAGATACTGTTCTGCCTGATCAAAAACATAATGTGGGCAAACAGCCGCAACAGCATAATCTATGCTGCTTGCCCATAACCCACGAGCTGCGTGAATTATACCACCCAGTCGTAGCTTACATTCGGCGCCGGGGCGGGCTGCAGTAAAGTCGACAATAATCTCGCCGACGAGCAATAGGGGTAGCATGTAAGATACTCACTGAGCTGTGAAGTCTGCAGATACCACTGGTATTGGCAATATCGTGGAAGCCGTAACGACGCCTACATAGGAAAGACCATCCTTCATGCAGGCTGCGAGATAATTAAAGCTGGTAGGTAACGCTCCAACTTTTACACCCTGCTGAGTTGCAGCAAAAAGTCGTTTTTGGTGTACTATTACCATCTCAGTTCCAACAGGAGGCAAGTCAGCGTGCGTTTTGAAGTAATCACACAGCTCGATCTCTTCAAGAGAACATGAGAAAGCCTGTCGACAACGATCGACCCCGCTGGTTCCTCCTGTTCCGTCATTGTTCCTAGAGCCCGAATAATCTGAAAAATTGCCGGATCCGGTACTTCCCATTAATTCCTCCTAAAAGATGTAAAATATCAATTTTACAACTTGCAACAATTCTTGGCCGGGTGCAACCGTGGGGACAGGCATCGGCTTCGCGATAAACAAACAAATTACTGACACAGATGTGTCATGGCATGGCGACTGTCAGATCTCCATTGTTTCCTTCACCTTGAGGAACCAAAGTAGGACCTGCCTTGTCACAATAGTCTCTGTTCATTGACCTGCCCTCTGAACACGAGCTGCCTCCGCAGGATCAAAGAGGAAGCGGGCATCCGAACGAATGAACAAATTTGCAGTTCATTGAAGATTTGTTCTTAATCGTGCTGATATTTAGCAACATACAGTCCTTCGACTTAGATTTTTCGTTTTCCTTTCATATCCACCAGCGCAGAGATGGTTGTATACCCAACGACAACAGCCATACATCTGCGTCTTCAGCATGACAAATCAAATGCTATCTGTACAGGGCCGCAGTAGGAGCTTTTGCTCCTGACGGCAGCTTTTGTCCGCATTGTGTGAATTCGTGAAAAGTGCAGCGAACCTCCGCTCTCCGCCCGTTTTGCCCGAAGGTCACCCTGCCACCATAAAATTTCGACATCGCAACGAAGGTCTTAAAGGTTCGCTCTGCCGATCTCGACCGGTTAAAAATATTTGCGCTTCAATCGAATGTTCGGAATGGGGAAGTAGGCTTTTGGGATGGAGCCCCGATGAACGGCAGCTTTAGGTCGTCTTTGTGATATGTGGGCGTTAGCAAATGGTTTCAGATTAGCTGATCTCGTCAGCAAAAAAGGAATACGGCTGGACTTCATATTTCTTCATGCACTGATTATTACTTTGCGATTATTTTAGAATAGGATTTCGAAGTGATATAGCGATCGCACCAACGGCTCTCAGAAAAGAATATAATTTGTACGACAGGCTCTTCTTGTGGTTGCGGAGAATTGAGTTTGAGTGTAGCTTTTTCGCGGTTTTAACTAGTTACGATAACACGAAATTATCGTAACTAAGAGATCTTTTGCTGCGGCACAAGCGCCAATTTGTTCGATACTGTCATTGGCTTTGAGTTTGCTGATTTGACAATGGCAAAAGCCTTTCAATTCTCGAAGGTATTCGTTGGGCCCAGTTTTGGATATTGCTGGGCATTCAGTCCGTTTGTGATCTCCAGCAGCAAGAGCATACTGGATCTCTCGGAATGTGCATTTTGCGGAAGGCATTGCGCAATACATCCAAAATAAGAATCTGGCCAGCTAGGCTCTCTCCTATATTCAGCAATTCCTTCACGACTTCCGTTGAAAGCCAGCTTCCCAATACGCCTGCTACGCTGCCGAAAATGCCATCTTCAAAGGCATTGGAGGCTAATGGGGGCACGAGGTTTGATGTGGGAAGGTTGGGATAGATACATCGATAGCATGCGCTGCCAAGATAGGGCTTGAAGGTATAAATTTGACCAGAGAATCCTGAAACGGCGGCAGTGAGCATCGGCTTTTTCTGGTGCATGCAGGCGGCATTAACGATGGTTCGCGTTTCGAAATTGTCGCAAGCGACAACAACCAGATCATATTGATGTGCCAATGGGTGGACGTTCTGTTCTGTCAGTCGTTCATTGTAAGGCGTGACATGGATGCCTGGGTTCAGCGATGACAGTGTTTCCAGAGCGCTGGTCACCTTAGGCCTGTTGAGGTCTTGCGTTGCGTGCAAGATTTGTCTTTGCAGATTGGACAGGCTGACCAGATCATCATCGATAATACCCAGATGCCCAACTCCAGCTGCAGCAAGATACAAGAGGAGAGGTGACCCTAGACCGCCAGCTCCAACAACGAGCACGCGAGAGGCCAAGAGTGTTTCCTGTCCCGCTGTTCCGATCTCTGGGAGCAGGATATTTCTATTGTAGCGCTGTCTTTCAAGCCCATTCATGGTCTTTTCCCGGATAGTTCTGAAACCTCAAGTCAACATCCAGGATGATCTCCATGCGCTGATCTGAATTGAAGGGTTGATGGGTCGCTATTCCTTCCTTACGGGGCAAAGCCTTGAGCAAGTCATAGGCAGAGCCCCTGTCGACGAGCAGTTGCATGACGTCATTGTCGAAAATCAGTTGCATCGGGGATGTCGAACGTCCTGTCAGGACACTGACCGTCAAACCTCGCCCATTCGGAAAGTGGATGCACTGGTTTAGGGATGCGCCCAGACAAAGGCGTGTCAGCTCGCTCTTGTCAATCCTGAAATGGATCTGCTGGCCATCAATGCGCAGCTTCACGGGCTCCTCCCTTGGTGGTTGAGTCGCAATCGTCTTGCCTACTATGCGCATCGGCACTGATCGCATTGCCTTGAACCCAGTCACTGTCACCATCGGGATAATGCTCCAGTTTCCAGACTGGAGAGCGATGCTTGATCTGGTCAATGACATAGCGGCAGGCTTCAAAGGCGGCATCGCGATGGGGAGAACCGACTGCGATAACGATGCTGGTTCCGCAGACATCCACACGGCCTTTGGCATGGGCCACATAAAGGCAAAGGTCCGTTCCCCAATGCGACTGGGCTTCCTTGCAAATTTCGAGGAAGGATTGTTTGGCCAGCGGGTCGAAGACGTCATAACTGATGCCAAGAACCTCTTTTCCTTTGTTGGTCTCGCGTACGGAACCGACGAACAGGCTTTCGGCTCCATTCGGGGCGCGGGCTACAAAGGTGAGAGCTTGCAAAGCATCGGGCGGTTGCTGGTCTATGGAGCAGATATCTACGAGAATGTTGTTCATTTCTAACCTCCGGATACAGGGGGAATGACGGCTAGCTGCATACCCTCTTCAAGTAGGATCGAGGAGGCCAGAAGCGTGGTTTCCGTTGCGAAGCGGCTATTGTCTATCAATATTGGATTGTCGAAGGAGGGATCGATTTCTTTCAGCTTTTTGAGGAATAAGCCGTGTAAGTCGGCAACGGTTGCTCCATGAGAAACGGAAAGTGAGAGCGCCTCGCCGAAGGGGCGAAAGGCTCCGAAGCATTGGATGGTAATGTTCATAGATTGTGTCCTCATGCGCAAAGGGGGCGCAGCATCCATCTATCTGGCATGAGCGGATAGATGGCGACTGTTTCTCCGGCAGGAAACCCACTGCTGTCTTCGTCAAAGACAGCCCAGCAGTTGGCCTGAAGCATCGGTTTGATTTTGAAAGATTCCTGACCGTCGAATACTTCCACTT contains the following coding sequences:
- a CDS encoding molybdenum cofactor biosynthesis protein MoaE; the encoded protein is MNNILVDICSIDQQPPDALQALTFVARAPNGAESLFVGSVRETNKGKEVLGISYDVFDPLAKQSFLEICKEAQSHWGTDLCLYVAHAKGRVDVCGTSIVIAVGSPHRDAAFEACRYVIDQIKHRSPVWKLEHYPDGDSDWVQGNAISADAHSRQDDCDSTTKGGAREAAH
- a CDS encoding nucleoside 2-deoxyribosyltransferase encodes the protein MLPLLLVGEIIVDFTAARPGAECKLRLGGIIHAARGLWASSIDYAVAAVCPHYVFDQAEQYLNAHGCHEFVWLGEVTGSPGVMVIIDPTEVADQGYEDLLRGEKKITINEIGKSLDAYREVLIFPGGFDLAQLRSVFSSQARFSFDIAYDTEDLSVLAPFVGSINAIVISTSSPLFMRVGSENIDAMLALIEKLGADVFLLKENRGGSRLFNLSNGSVEAIPAQLSVTVNSVGVGDVYSAVMVGLSGSSWEDAAWRGASAATVYSQTTYPDDFKRDVERSLKLSVDELRDLGGTVLPWHARRSFSIYLAAPDFSYIDKPEIDRAIDALKYHNFYVRRPVEENGELPLGSSDAVLAQTFAKDLGILAECALVFAIPLNRDPGSLIEMGYAMARKQPVITFDPRSENHNTMVAGGSACYSDNLDQCLNGLYDAVSKLWMAQQ
- a CDS encoding HesA/MoeB/ThiF family protein: MNGLERQRYNRNILLPEIGTAGQETLLASRVLVVGAGGLGSPLLLYLAAAGVGHLGIIDDDLVSLSNLQRQILHATQDLNRPKVTSALETLSSLNPGIHVTPYNERLTEQNVHPLAHQYDLVVVACDNFETRTIVNAACMHQKKPMLTAAVSGFSGQIYTFKPYLGSACYRCIYPNLPTSNLVPPLASNAFEDGIFGSVAGVLGSWLSTEVVKELLNIGESLAGQILILDVLRNAFRKMHIPRDPVCSCCWRSQTD
- a CDS encoding anti-phage deoxyguanosine triphosphatase codes for the protein MMLTRMYREGDFLRQNGEVDKPDPWRPAFVRDYGRIIHSASFRRLQGKTQVFPGHESDFFRNRLTHSLEVAQIAEGIADRLNHVYKTHIGNVEINSRLCAAAGLIHDIGHPPFGHNGERALDEKMRMYGGFEGNAQTLRILSRLEKKAKYKNPKDGDSRAGMNLCFRTLGSILKYDFEIPFERPDDSKPKKGYYASEANIVEEIKRNVIGERKLPEGRKFKTVECAIMDIADDIAYSVYDLEDSLKAGFLTPASILSTDHELLKRVAKVVTEQLKDDVGEPVTEAQVHSKLFDVFGDIFSFEKSKTLGDNDERKQDDIANFVSVMQASRDLNMDAGNRMKLSSELVHEFINDVVLTKNEELPALSIVKLKKETRIKVEVLKQYTYLSTIYSNRVKLGEYRGTELVSDIFDALQKKNGYLLMPDDVRRLVEDADGEALKARHICDFVAGMTDRYAVEFWARLRSDSAESMFKPI
- a CDS encoding 7-cyano-7-deazaguanine synthase, with protein sequence MKKAVLLASGGLDSTTVAYGLFADGIDVFPLFFDYGQHCVETEWGRVNEVLPRDMRSPERCDISDIFKGSTSRLIKEANLWEDNVADDDLYVPYRTLLFFAAAAARAQTLGIFDVYTGFINSNHAKEIDCTAEFMNQMDGLIDNIGPVRFTSPFRFSSKTTVVEEALRRGVPIGRTFSCQAASDFPCGACPNCVERLHALKDAAVVISKAQVD
- a CDS encoding DUF3883 domain-containing protein, which produces MSSENWSDTENDITVASYFMMLSDELSGRSYNKAAMNRALQEQIGRSRGSIEFKLCNVSAACIGLGLPTIQGYKPRFNFQMALAEAISRWLAHHPEWEVSLHQTESHQLAEAGALYIGVAPTMRNAPPSDEVEQMQRVARRFDVAGRDERNRDLGHAGEERVFHHERMTLQQNGRDDLARRVRWISKEDGDGAGYDIASSTPEGKDRLIEVKTTNGWERTPFHISRNELEVADERREDWYLFRLYEFARGPKAFELRPPLDAHVSLTATNFQASFQ